The DNA window TGCTGTGTAAGACATGAGGGTAAGGCTAGACAAGAAGGTCGAAAAGAGATCTCCTTCCGGACCCATCCACGCCGCCACCTGCGGCGAATGAAAGATGAGACGCCCGCCGCTGCTGTCGCCCCCGACCGCCGTCAGCTGTGGGCGTCTCCCTATTCTCTGTCTCACCATTCCGACGAGGGATACCGCGAGTTCACGCGACCGAAGTACGTTGCGGACGTGGACGTGGCGAGCGCACGGGGCTGGCGTGCCGGGAGGTTCTCGTACGAGTCGACGGGGGGTTGCGTTGCTCCTGCGCGGCACCGAGCTGATCTCGTCAGGCGGACTCGGCGCTGTCCGAGCCGCGATTACTTCTGCGTAGCTGGTCGAGGCGGCTCACGATCCTGTCGATGTCCAGCCCGACGCATCCGTCGGCGAATGCGTCGAGCGGCGTCGGCGAATGGAATTCGGTCCGTATGTCACCGTCGTAGAGAACGTCGACGAGATTCGAAAATCGCTGGACGGCGTCGCGAGAGGCGTCCTTCAACTGCGGGATGTCGGTGATCGTCAGGACGCGGCGGTTCTCGATCATCGTGAGATAGTCGCCCGTCGACTTCGGGGCGTCGCACAGCTCGGCGAAGGTGATTCCATCTCCTCCTCTTTCGGCGACCGACCACGTCCCCGCTGCGAAGTGCGTTCGGGCGCCGGCGATCGTCCGGTAGTCCGTCGGTCCGTCGACAAGGACCACCTGCATCCGCTTCTTCAGCAACTCGATCGTCGGGACGAACGCATCGTGGAACAGCGGATTGGGGAGCAGCCCGTCGGGTGGGTAGTTGGACGTGGTCACCAGTGCGATCTTTCGGGTGAACAGCGACTCCAGCATCCGCGCGATGAGCCTGGCGTCGCCGATGTCATGGACGTGAAACTCGTCGAAACACAGCAACTCGATGGTCCCTAGCAGCTCGTCGAGCGCCTTCTCGAGCGAGAATCCGTGCCTGAAGTACGACGCATGCAGGTCGCGGAAGAAGCTGTGGAAGTGGACTCGCTTCTTGGCCTCGGTGTCGACGCCCGACATGTAGCGGTCCAGGAGCCAGGTCTTTCCCCGCCCGACAGGACCCCAGAGATACACGCCGCGGCGGTCCGGTGACGTCAGGACGTCGACTGCCGCTCTCTGACGTGCGTCGAGCACGAACTCGGCGGCAAAAGCGTCCGGGGCGGCGATTGGTCTCATGCGACTGACTCTACATATGTAGAGTGGCGCTCATGGAACGACGAACTGTGATTGCCGACGCAGCGATAGATGTGATCGCCGATTCCGGTCTTCGCGCTCTCACTCATCGCGGCATCGACTCCGCGCTGGACTTTCCAGCAGGGTCGACGTCCTACTACTTCCGCACGAAGAGCGATCTGATGTCGGCGGTCATCGACCGCATCGCCGATTCTTCGCGTGTGTCGTTCGATGGTGTGTCCGCGCAACTCGGTCGTGAACCGGTCGAGGTGACGGTCCGCTATCTCGAACACCTTCTCGTTGAACGTCGCAACCAACTCCGAGCTCGGCATTCCCTCCTGATCGATCCCAGCATCGATACCGAAGCACGCGCGCGTCTCGACGGATGTCTCTTCTCGGTCGACGGTGCTGTCGAGCTGTTCGGGGATCGAGCCGTCGGGCAGGGGTATGTCGCGCTGTGCGAAGGGCTCGTACTCGCGTCGTTGGGTCGTGGGAGCGGGCACGTCGAAGTGAGGGCTCCGATCGTCACATACCTCACGGGTGCGGGGAAGGTGTAGTTCAGGCGTCGCAAACGTTGGAGTGATTCTCGAATGTCGTCATTGCGAGAATCGTCGAGACCTCACCAGAGCGAAAGCTATTGCGCGGGAGGGTGCTTGACTGCTCATCGGCCCGTTCGGCGGCACTGTTCCGGCTGTTACCCGAAGTCGTAGACCACTCCCGTGAGCTTCTCGCTGGCAATCCACAACTGATCAGCCAGTGCCGCGTCCTGTGCCTTGGCCGAGATCTTGGCGGGGCCGGGCGCGCCGCGCGATTCGAACAGCGACTTCGGGCCACTGTACGAAGCTGGGCCACCGCTTTCGAGTGCATACAGAGTGGGAAGTGCACCGGCTTTGGCGGATTGGGAAATGAACTTCAGTCCGATGGATGCGCCGATCGAGGCGATTTTCGAACTACCGAGACCGTCGGGGCTGGTGTACAGCGCGGTTTCGGAGATGCCCGGGTGGGCGGCGTTGCTGGTAATCGGTATTCCGGCCTTGTCGAGCCGACGTTGCAGCTCCAGAGCGAACAACAGGTTCGCGAGCTTGGAGTTGGCGTACATCCGCTGTGGTTGGTAGCCCCTGGTTGCCTGCAGGTCATCGAAATTCAGTTTCGGGGCCTGCTTGTGGGCAACGGACGAGACCGTGACGACCGTCGCGTTGCCTGCAGCCCGCAGCTTCGGAAGGAGGTGACCGGTGAGAGCGAAGTGGCCGAGGTGATTGGTGCCGAACTGGAGCTCGAAACCGTCCTTGGTCTCGGTCCGCTTCGCCGGCATCATGACACCGGCGTTGTTGATCAGTACGTCCACCGCGTCGGGGGCGGATTCGGCGAAGTCACGCACCGAACCGAGGTCGGCCAGGTCGAGGTGAGCGGTGTCGACGGTACCTTCGGGTGCTTCGGCGGCGATTTTCTGTGCCGCGGCATTTGCTTTGTCCAGGTTGCGGCACGCCAACGTCACATGGTCGCCCTGCTTCACCAACTCGAGTGCTGTGAAGTAGCCGATTCCGGTATTTCCGCCGGTGAGGAGCACACGTCGCTGCTTGTTGTCAGGCACAGCCCCGAGGGTACCGGGAGAGCTAGAGTCTGCACATGACGAGTCGCGACGATGAGCGTGATGTACAGGGAGAACCGGTCGAACACTTCCCTCCAGGAACGGGCCGACCGGCCTCGGGTGCGTTCTTCCAGGCCGGATACCGATCGGTGGAAGAGTTGGCGGGCGCGTCCGAATCCGAGCTCGCGAAACTGCACGGTGTCGGACCCAAAGCACTGCGCGTCGTCAAGGCTGCGTTGGAGGAGCAAGGCCTTGATCTGAATCCCTGACTGCCCTGAACCCCTGACTGCCCTGAATCCCTGACTGCCCTGAACCCCTGACTGCCCTGAATCGGTCGCTGGCTTGTGTCAGAACGGTGGTGGTCGGTGCTTTTCGCGTTCGGTGACGATGGTGCGGTGTTCGATGAACTTGGTGCGGAGGTAGATGGCGTCGGCGCGGGCTTGTGGGTCGGTGAGCCGAGCGATGTCGCCGAGGGTCGGAGCATCGCCGTCGGTGCGGATGTCGAGTAGGTTGCCCCAGTTGTTGTCTTGATCGCTGATATGGGTTTCCCACCATGTCGGTTCGTAGAGTTCTTCAGGCGGCTCGGCGGACGGCGACGTCGCACTGTCCGGGGTGAGGGTGTCGTCGGGTTGCTCTTCGTAGCCGGTGCTTTCGTGCACAGTCCCCGCGCCGTCGGCTCTGTCTGGTGTGGTTCGCCGAAATCGAGTGCGGTGCAAGAAATTTTCGGGCACAGTCACTGTCCCATATTCCGGTGGAGTGATGCGGTGTGTTCCGGCGCCGGATCGCCAGTAGATGCCGTTGCCGTCGAGTTTCGCGCACGCCCACAGTCGCAGTGTCTTCGCGTGATGATGGTAGGGGCACAGTGGGTGTAGGTTCTCCAGGATCGTCCACCCGCCGGCTGGTGGGTCGTTGTGGTCGAACGGGACGATGTGGTCTATGTCGCAACGTGCTGCGGGCACACTGCAGCCCGGGAAGGTGCACGTGGAGTACGTTGCGCGCACCAACGCCACGAGTGTCGCTGTGGGGCGGTAGGTCAACGCTCCTGGCGGCGGGGTGTTGTGTCCTCCGTGTCCGTCCGGGTGTATGCCCTCGGTCAGTGTCGGGTCGGCTGCCGCCGCGGCGAGGAACTCTGCAATCGCAGCCGAGAGTTCCACTTCCTGCCCGAGGGGCGCGGACGATGTCGGTGTACTGGTGCGTGCGGATCGTCGCGCTGTCGGTGGTAGAGGTGCCGGCGGGCGGCTGCGTCCCCGCGCGATCAACCTTTTCGCGCGGGGGTTGGTGCCAGCTCGGTCCGTCCTTGGCCTACCTCGACGCGGTACACCGCCGCCGTCCGAGCCGTCACTCCTATCGGCGCCCGGACTGCCCTTGGAAACCGCTTTGTCGTCGGAATCTGCTGTGCCCCTGGTATGTTCGGGGACACCTGAATCCGAGCTGTCCGAGGAATCAGCAGCGGCGGAATCGGCTTGTTCGTCGTAGTTCTCTTTCCGGTAGGCCTGCGCTGCGTCCCACATGTCCGACAGAAGTGCCCGCCAGCGCGCATCGGTGGCGAGGAGGCGTACCAGTTCAGGGTCCAGGACAGTGCCGTCTGCGAGGGTCGCCGGGTTCTCGTTCAATCCCAGCAGTGTGTCGAGGTCGATGTGAATGTTCACCAGCGGTGCGCGGCGCGGGGCAACGAATTGCGCCGCTGTAGCCACCGGGCAGAATTCGGTCTTGCACTGGCACACCAACGATTCTTCGCGGTGACACAACGCGAGCAGGGCATACCCGCGCAATTGCTTCTTCGTTCGGGGATCGTTCGAGCAGACCGTCCTGGCGAGTTCGTCGAGAATCGCATCGCACTCGGCGCCTTCGAGCATCGTCATCTTCGACACCAACGTCGCGATCCCGTCGTTGCCACGGCGTATATCTGCGCAGCGTTCCTCGGACACCGCCCGGCTCTGCGCCGCCGCGGCTTCCTCCGGGTTATGGCTGATCCACAGTCTCCAGATGTTCTCCCTGAGTGCTTTGACGTTGCACCGCAACGCTGTTGCGAGAACATCGGCTTCGAGTGCCGACACTGTGCAGTCGCTGGCACGAACCAGCGTCAACGCGATGGTGCGCACCCGGGAATAGTCGAGATCGCCGACAGTGAACGCCGCATCGACGGTTGGCAGGCGCCATGCCAACTGATTGGCCACCGTGATCATCTCCCGAGTCATCGTCCGCGACAACGACAACGCCACTGCAGCATCACATTCGGTGCTG is part of the Rhodococcus sovatensis genome and encodes:
- the zapE gene encoding cell division protein ZapE yields the protein MRPIAAPDAFAAEFVLDARQRAAVDVLTSPDRRGVYLWGPVGRGKTWLLDRYMSGVDTEAKKRVHFHSFFRDLHASYFRHGFSLEKALDELLGTIELLCFDEFHVHDIGDARLIARMLESLFTRKIALVTTSNYPPDGLLPNPLFHDAFVPTIELLKKRMQVVLVDGPTDYRTIAGARTHFAAGTWSVAERGGDGITFAELCDAPKSTGDYLTMIENRRVLTITDIPQLKDASRDAVQRFSNLVDVLYDGDIRTEFHSPTPLDAFADGCVGLDIDRIVSRLDQLRRSNRGSDSAESA
- a CDS encoding oxidoreductase, whose product is MPDNKQRRVLLTGGNTGIGYFTALELVKQGDHVTLACRNLDKANAAAQKIAAEAPEGTVDTAHLDLADLGSVRDFAESAPDAVDVLINNAGVMMPAKRTETKDGFELQFGTNHLGHFALTGHLLPKLRAAGNATVVTVSSVAHKQAPKLNFDDLQATRGYQPQRMYANSKLANLLFALELQRRLDKAGIPITSNAAHPGISETALYTSPDGLGSSKIASIGASIGLKFISQSAKAGALPTLYALESGGPASYSGPKSLFESRGAPGPAKISAKAQDAALADQLWIASEKLTGVVYDFG
- a CDS encoding helix-hairpin-helix domain-containing protein, which translates into the protein MTSRDDERDVQGEPVEHFPPGTGRPASGAFFQAGYRSVEELAGASESELAKLHGVGPKALRVVKAALEEQGLDLNP
- a CDS encoding HNH endonuclease signature motif containing protein — protein: MAQPGGSSRIRSDADKAASESVTRLAAARRAENRAASVVVHEVHELSEIRLAAEMDVHLLGADHGDMEPNVGRAQHSTECDAAVALSLSRTMTREMITVANQLAWRLPTVDAAFTVGDLDYSRVRTIALTLVRASDCTVSALEADVLATALRCNVKALRENIWRLWISHNPEEAAAAQSRAVSEERCADIRRGNDGIATLVSKMTMLEGAECDAILDELARTVCSNDPRTKKQLRGYALLALCHREESLVCQCKTEFCPVATAAQFVAPRRAPLVNIHIDLDTLLGLNENPATLADGTVLDPELVRLLATDARWRALLSDMWDAAQAYRKENYDEQADSAAADSSDSSDSGVPEHTRGTADSDDKAVSKGSPGADRSDGSDGGGVPRRGRPRTDRAGTNPRAKRLIARGRSRPPAPLPPTARRSARTSTPTSSAPLGQEVELSAAIAEFLAAAAADPTLTEGIHPDGHGGHNTPPPGALTYRPTATLVALVRATYSTCTFPGCSVPAARCDIDHIVPFDHNDPPAGGWTILENLHPLCPYHHHAKTLRLWACAKLDGNGIYWRSGAGTHRITPPEYGTVTVPENFLHRTRFRRTTPDRADGAGTVHESTGYEEQPDDTLTPDSATSPSAEPPEELYEPTWWETHISDQDNNWGNLLDIRTDGDAPTLGDIARLTDPQARADAIYLRTKFIEHRTIVTEREKHRPPPF